One part of the Rutidosis leptorrhynchoides isolate AG116_Rl617_1_P2 chromosome 1, CSIRO_AGI_Rlap_v1, whole genome shotgun sequence genome encodes these proteins:
- the LOC139885888 gene encoding uncharacterized protein, translating into MAAKFNTRMDAMSGSLNHKVDDVVLQQQYLTTEVNKIKNGEINHQRGVGQQLTRLTKLDFPKFEGDDVKGWLYKCDQYFVVDHIEDEDKIRIVSIHLLKKALVWHQQYVKKHGPDITWVDYQEAVLKRFNASVEDPMAEIKNLRHTNSLQTYNDEFEVLLNKVDITEKQSISWYLAGLQKEIEMPVRMFNPKSLEDAMSLARMQNEAITIIKKRHTPILSTPKNNGSGYNSKPSYTNSSYTKHTYAPATTAPLTITNTPHNPVRTSGQVNGRRQLTQKEIEEKRAKNLCFYCDQRYVPGHKCSGQLFSLEVLEDEGDCTENEIGEEILVQEEDGEGEPSVQSQDNAPYISLNALTGVSDYQTMRVTCQVNKTVVQILIDSGSTHNFLDINVAKKLGCTIKKGDTIPVMVPGGNTMYNASVCEALQWQISGETFVSDMLILPIGGCEMVLGIQWLKLLSDIVWNFDQLKMTFNYAGHRVELRGKRAKVQWVKGKQLKKTISSQAQLNATAVCVYPAQMWHISAELSQEFEGITKLLDDYSDIFDEPKALPPRRQCDHRIPLLEGSHPVNIRPYRHPPSQKDAIEIMVVELLGNGLSDIFKAHLIHL; encoded by the coding sequence ATGGCTGCAAAATTCAATACTAGAATGGATGCAATGTCTGGATCACTCAATCACAAAGTAGACGACGTGGTTCTACAACAGCAATATTTGACTACAGAAGTCAATAAAATCAAAAATGGGGAAATAAATCATCAAAGGGGTGTAGGACAACAATTAACTCGGTTGACTAAGTTGGATTTTCCCAAATTTGAGGGAGATGACGTTAAAGGATGGTTGTATAAATGTGATCAATACTTTGTAGTTGATCACATTGAAGACGAAGACAAGATCAGGATTGTTTCAATCCACTTGTTGAAAAAGGCTCTTGTTTGGCATCAACAATATGTCAAGAAACATGGACCAGATATCACATGGGTTGATTATCAAGAAGCTGTACTAAAAAGATTTAATGCCAGTGTAGAAGATCCAATGGCTGAAATCAAGAACTTAAGGCACACTAATTCATTGCAAACCTACAATGATGAATTTGAAGTGCTCTTGAACAAGGTGGATATCACTGAGAAGCAATCAATAAGTTGGTATTTGGCAGGGCTACAAAAGGAGATAGAAATGCCAGTGAGAATGTTCAATCCCAAATCCCTGGAAGATGCTATGAGTTTGGCTAGGATGCAAAATGAAGCAATAACAATCATCAAGAAAAGGCATACACCTATCCTATCAACTCCAAAAAACAATGGCAGTGGGTATAACTCTAAACCTTCTTACACTAACAGCTCCTATACTAAACACACTTATGCACCTGCAACTACTGCACCCTTGACCATCACAAATACGCCACATAATCCTGTAAGAACTTCAGGACAAGTAAATGGTAGGAGACAGTTAACCCAAAAAGAAATTGAAGAAAAGAGAGCTAAAAACTTGTGTTTTTACTGTGACCAAAGATATGTACCTGGGCATAAGTGTAGTGGTCAGTTGTTTTCTTTAGAGGTGTTAGAAGATGAAGGTGATTGTACAGAGAATGAAATTGGTGAAGAAATTTTAGTACAGGAAGAAGATGGTGAAGGTGAACCAAGTGTACAATCACAGGATAATGCACCCTACATATCACTTAATGCACTTACTGGGGTTAGTGATTATCAAACTATGAGAGTCACATGTCAAGTTAATAAAACTGTGGTTCAAATCTTGATTGATTCAGGCAGCACTCATAATTTCTTGGACATTAATGTGGCTAAGAAACTTGGTTGCACAATTAAAAAAGGAGATACCATACCAGTCATGGTTCCTGGGGGCAACACAATGTATAATGCTAGTGTATGTGAAGCATTACAATGGCAAATTAGTGGTGAAACATTTGTAAGTGATATGTTAATACTACCAATTGGTGGTTGTGAAATGGTTTTAGGTATACAGTGGCTTAAGTTGTTGAGTGATATAGTATGGAATTTTGACCAACTCAAGATGACATTCAATTATGCTGGGCATAGGGTTGAATTAAGAGGTAAGAGGGCAAAAGTTCAATGGGTTAAGGGTAAACAATTGAAAAAAACTATATCATCACAAGCTCAACTCAATGCTACGGCAGTTTGTGTCTATCCAGCTCAAATGTGGCATATCTCAGCTGAATTATCACAAGAATTTGAAGGTATTACAAAGTTATTAGATGATTACAGTGATATTTTTGATGAACCTAAGGCATTGCCACCTAGAAGGCAGTGTGATCATAGGATTCCATTATTGGAAGGCTCACATCCAGTTAATATTAGGCCCTATAGGCACCCACCATCACAGAAGGATGCTATTGAAATAATGGTAGTTGAGTTATTAGGCAATGGGTTATCAGACATATTCAAAGCCCATTTGATTCACCTATAG